A region of Thermothielavioides terrestris NRRL 8126 chromosome 6, complete sequence DNA encodes the following proteins:
- a CDS encoding uncharacterized protein (Contains conserved domain DUF3425[pfam11905], This presumed domain is functionally uncharacterized), whose amino-acid sequence MEQYEREIAELKAQQPYQELQGVLRQKEAVEAELADVKRCLAAIVAMIQPVLGGPAAGAVPAGSPSPGQSHHPPARPLTAPSTDNSASTPTSVTSPVSVSAGPHGHWQSSSPSPAVLPGSIDGPPQQAPELAILRQQRYHLAHGLDLGSERLALGFLVDSSTKIPRIKTGVDGAQDSGQYRHVPMKHDWTAAVSAMPAGMQPPPPAHPPAHPPIYAQPAPLPGVIPTSAPFPLPAHATCAASPSAPSSSTVAVADPPIYTLTPRNCPPTCPLDSILLDFLAERRQRFAEGHSAAEILGPRYPSVSSLLNPAVSVHAHPLSKVFTDILARFPHLSTLPERTAVLYLMFLLMRWMVLPTQANYDRLPPWYRPLRVQIDHPSDSSPGPSDPGPGLGAHAARGHPAWYDYLPFPRMRERLVRAYAGPADFPFDDFFIPFTSTLSVNWPYDDALVLLASPVDDELMINPVFEQHLGVLANWSLGEAFHRAFPDLAGCYNLKKGS is encoded by the exons atGGAGCAGTATGAGCGCGAAATCGCCGAGCTCAAGGCCCAACAGCCCTACCAAGAGCTGCAGGGCGTGCTGCGCCAGAAggaggccgtcgaggccgagctggccgacgtgAAGCGCTGCTTGGCCGCCATCGTGGCCATGATCCAGCCCGTTCTCGGTGgtcctgctgctggtgctg TGCCGGCTGGCTCGCCGTCTCCCGGCCAGAGCCATCATCCTCCAGCACGGCCGCTCACAGCACCATCGACGGACAACTCtgcgtcgacgccgacgagcgtCACCTCTCCCGTGTCCGTGTCCGCCGGGCCTCACGGCCATTGGCAGAGCAGCAGTCCCTCGCCAGCGGTGCTGCCGGGTAGCATCGAcgggccgccgcagcaggcgcCCGAGCTGGCGAtcctgcgccagcagcgctACCATCTCGCCCACGGGCTGGACCTGGGCTCCGAGCGGCTGGCCCTCGGCTTCCTGGTCGACTCGAGCACCAAGATACCCCGCATCAAGaccggcgtcgacggcgcgcaggATTCGGGCCAGTACCGCCACGTGCCCATGAAGCACGACTGGACTGCCGCAGTGTCAGCGATGCCCGCCGGTATGCAACCACCCCCGCCGGCGCACCCGCCGGCGCACCCTCCCATCTACGCGCAGCCAGCTCCCCTCCCCGGCGTCATCccgacctcggcgccgttCCCCCTTCCCGCGCACGccacctgcgccgcctccccctccgccccttcttcctccaCCGTTGCTGTCGCCGACCCGCCGATCTACACTCTCACCCCGCGCAACTGCCCGCCCACCTGCCCGCTCGACTCGATCCTCCTCGActtcctcgccgagcgccgccagcgcttCGCCGAAGGCCactcggccgccgagatcctCGGGCCGCGCTACCCGTCCGTCTCGTCGCTGCTCAACCCGGCCGTGTCGGTGCACGCCCACCCGCTCTCCAAGGTGTTCACCGACATCCTGGCGCGCTTCCCGCACCTGTCGACGCTCCCCGAGCGCACTGCCGTGCTGTACCTCATGTTCCTGCTCATGCGCTGGATGGTCCTGCCGACGCAGGCCAACTACGACCGCCTGCCGCCCTGGTACCGGCCCCTGCGCGTGCAGATCGACCACCCTTCCGATTCCAGCCCGGGCCCTTCCgaccccggccccggcttGGGGGCGCACGCCGCCCGCGGGCACCCGGCCTGGTACGACTACCTGCCGTTCCCGCGCATGCGCGAGCGGCTGGTGCGCGCGtacgccggccccgccgacTTCCCGTTCGATGACTTCTTCATCCCCTTCACGTCGACGCTGAGCGTCAACTGGCCGTACGACGACGCGCTCGTGCTGCTCGCCAGccccgtcgacgacgagctcaTGATCAACCCCGTCTTCGAGCAGCACCTGGGCGTGCTGGCCAACTGGTCGCTCGGCGAGGCCTTCCACCGCGCCTTTCCCGACCTGGCCGGGTGCTATAATTTGAAGAAGGGGAGTTGA